In Daucus carota subsp. sativus chromosome 4, DH1 v3.0, whole genome shotgun sequence, one DNA window encodes the following:
- the LOC108216727 gene encoding protein transport protein SFT2 — protein MQSWFARLGSDDAGGGQELQRQTTPSLLSDWNSYASSQESSSSSTIAGFDLESAVSYANDSVSGTFDVVTKGVRDLPGNFQSATSNIPSGKFLMYFGLLLATGVFFIFMAFTLFLPVIVLVPQKFALCFTLGCGFIIGAFFALKGPKNQFLHMSSKERLPFTLGFIGSMIGTIYVSMVLHSYILSVFFSVLQVLALAYYAISYFPGGSAGLKFLSSSLFSSVLKCFGR, from the exons atgCAAAGCTGGTTTGCAAGATTGGGCTCCGACGATGCGGGCGGGGGACAAGAGCTCCAGCGCCAAACGACGCCGTCTTTGCTCTCCGATTGGAACTCCTACGCTTCATCACAAGAGAGCAGCAGTAGCTCCACCATCGCCGGATTCGATCTCGAATCCGCCGTTAGTTATGCCAACGACAGCGTTTCCGGCACTTTCGACGT GGTCACAAAAGGAGTGAGAGACTTGCCAGGGAATTTTCAGTCTGCCACTAGTAACATCCCTTCAGGAAAATTTCTCATGTATTTTGGCTTACTTTTAGCCACTGGAGTGTTCTTTATCTTCATGGCATTTACTTTATTCCTGCCGGTTATAGTTTTGGTGCCCCAAAAATTTGCACTATGTTTTACCCTCGGATGTGGATTTATTATTGGTGCATTCTTTGCTCTTAAAGGTCCAAAGAATCAATTTCTACACATGTCATCAAAAGAG AGACTCCCTTTCACATTAGGATTCATAGGCTCCATGATCGGTACCATTTATGTGTCCATGGTGCTTCATAGCTACATTCTCTCTGTATTCTTCTCAGTCCTGCAG GTTCTTGCACTTGCATACTATGCCATCTCCTACTTTCCTGGAGGATCTGCTGGACTCAAGTTCCTCTCATCTTCACTGTTTTCTTCAGTCCTAAAATGTTTTGGCAGGTGA
- the LOC108216216 gene encoding peptidyl-prolyl cis-trans isomerase FKBP16-1, chloroplastic isoform X1 → MAAASAIQYIPRIPRASLSLRPIDNEQSKMVTTMKLGDQNPHLVNKVSRRLLLQLIGLSPVSLDVYPLLAVQKPEMKEPDVIRTLKLPSGVRIQDIVEGEGPEAHEGNSVEVNYVCRRSNGYFVHSTVDQFSGESTPVVLPLNDNEIIEGLKEVLVGMKVGGKRRALIPPSLGYINENLEPIPDEFGPRRSLLSHANEPLIFEVQLLKLSSWMEMVSGYIFERVSNSCLQASLPNLCICWLAAKLPTSGHPEEDYNFHCIQVNSIQVKRYVK, encoded by the exons GCCTATTGACAATGAACAATCGAAGATGGTTACAACAATGAAATTAGGTGATCAGAATCCTCACCTAGTTAACAAGGTTTCAAGAAGGTTACTTTTGCAGCTCATCGGACTCAGTCCTGTCTCGCTAGATGTATATCCTCTTCTTGCTGTGCAAAAGCCGGAGATGAAAGAACCTGATGTGATTCG TACTCTGAAGCTTCCCAGCGGAGTCAGGATTCAAG ATATTGTTGAGGGAGAAGGACCAGAAGCTCATGAAGGAAATAGCGTTGAAGTTAACTATGTGTGTCGGCGCTCAAATGGTTATTTTGTTCATAG TACAGTAGACCAGTTTAGTGGAGAAAGCACTCCAGTTGTACTTCCACTTAATGATAACGAG ATTATAGAGGGTCTGAAGGAGGTATTGGTTGGTATGAAAGTCGGAG GAAAAAGAAGAGCACTGATACCTCCTTCTCTAGGATATATCAATGAAAACCTGGAACCAATTCCTGATGAG TTTGGCCCTCGACGTAGCCTTCTGTCCCATGCGAACGAGCCTTTGATATTTGAAGTGCAGCTCCTGAAA TTATCATCTTGGATGGAGATGGTGTCCGGCTATATTTTCGAAAGAGTGAGCAACAGCTGCCTTCAGGCTTCACTGCCTAATTTATGTATTTGCTGGCTTGCCGCTAAGCTACCAACCAGTGGTCACCCGGAGGAGgattataattttcattgtATTCAAGTGAATTCTATTCAAGTGAAACGTTATGTTAAATAA
- the LOC108216216 gene encoding peptidyl-prolyl cis-trans isomerase FKBP16-1, chloroplastic isoform X2, which translates to MAAASAIQYIPRIPRASLSLRPIDNEQSKMVTTMKLGDQNPHLVNKVSRRLLLQLIGLSPVSLDVYPLLAVQKPEMKEPDVIRTLKLPSGVRIQDIVEGEGPEAHEGNSVEVNYVCRRSNGYFVHSTVDQFSGESTPVVLPLNDNEIIEGLKEVLVGMKVGGKRRALIPPSLGYINENLEPIPDELSSWMEMVSGYIFERVSNSCLQASLPNLCICWLAAKLPTSGHPEEDYNFHCIQVNSIQVKRYVK; encoded by the exons GCCTATTGACAATGAACAATCGAAGATGGTTACAACAATGAAATTAGGTGATCAGAATCCTCACCTAGTTAACAAGGTTTCAAGAAGGTTACTTTTGCAGCTCATCGGACTCAGTCCTGTCTCGCTAGATGTATATCCTCTTCTTGCTGTGCAAAAGCCGGAGATGAAAGAACCTGATGTGATTCG TACTCTGAAGCTTCCCAGCGGAGTCAGGATTCAAG ATATTGTTGAGGGAGAAGGACCAGAAGCTCATGAAGGAAATAGCGTTGAAGTTAACTATGTGTGTCGGCGCTCAAATGGTTATTTTGTTCATAG TACAGTAGACCAGTTTAGTGGAGAAAGCACTCCAGTTGTACTTCCACTTAATGATAACGAG ATTATAGAGGGTCTGAAGGAGGTATTGGTTGGTATGAAAGTCGGAG GAAAAAGAAGAGCACTGATACCTCCTTCTCTAGGATATATCAATGAAAACCTGGAACCAATTCCTGATGAG TTATCATCTTGGATGGAGATGGTGTCCGGCTATATTTTCGAAAGAGTGAGCAACAGCTGCCTTCAGGCTTCACTGCCTAATTTATGTATTTGCTGGCTTGCCGCTAAGCTACCAACCAGTGGTCACCCGGAGGAGgattataattttcattgtATTCAAGTGAATTCTATTCAAGTGAAACGTTATGTTAAATAA